The following proteins come from a genomic window of Streptomyces sp. NBC_00539:
- a CDS encoding winged helix-turn-helix transcriptional regulator, with the protein MEKPLCPETTYTDLPFDVFARTCPSRETLEHVTGRWGSLTVGALREGPCRFNELRRRVAGVSEKMLSQTLHALERDGIVSRDAQPTNPPRVDYELTPLGREVADRLLSLIHFVEGSMPEVLASRQSYDGSRGGR; encoded by the coding sequence ATGGAGAAACCCCTCTGCCCCGAGACGACGTACACGGACCTCCCGTTCGACGTCTTCGCGCGTACGTGTCCCTCGCGGGAAACCCTGGAGCACGTCACCGGCCGCTGGGGCAGCCTCACTGTGGGCGCCCTGCGCGAAGGCCCCTGCCGGTTCAACGAGCTGCGCCGCCGGGTCGCCGGCGTGAGCGAGAAGATGCTCTCGCAGACGCTGCACGCGCTGGAGCGGGACGGCATCGTCAGCCGTGACGCCCAGCCCACCAACCCGCCCCGCGTGGACTACGAGCTGACCCCGCTCGGCCGGGAGGTGGCCGACCGGCTGCTGTCGCTGATCCACTTCGTGGAGGGCAGCATGCCCGAGGTCCTGGCCTCCCGGCAGTCCTACGACGGCAGCCGCGGCGGCCGCTGA
- the mutM gene encoding bifunctional DNA-formamidopyrimidine glycosylase/DNA-(apurinic or apyrimidinic site) lyase — translation MPELPEVEVVRRGLERWVAGRTVGAVEVLHPRAVRRHPGGGADFVARLTGQTFGVPMRRGKYLWLPLEGRDLSVLGHLGMSGQLLVQPTGAPDEKHLRIRVRFADDAGTELRFVDQRTFGGLSLHESVPGSAEGLPDVIAHIARDPLDPLFDEPSYHLALRAKRTTLKRALLDQSLISGVGNIYADEALWRARLHYERPTATLTRPRSAELLTHVRDVMNAALDVGGTSFDSLYVNVNGESGYFDRSLDAYGREDEPCRRCGTPMRRRPWMNRSSYFCPRCQRPPRLPS, via the coding sequence GTGCCCGAGCTTCCCGAAGTCGAAGTGGTGCGGCGGGGGTTGGAGCGCTGGGTGGCCGGGCGGACGGTCGGTGCCGTGGAGGTACTGCATCCGCGCGCCGTACGCCGCCACCCGGGCGGCGGGGCCGATTTCGTCGCCCGGCTGACCGGCCAGACCTTCGGCGTGCCGATGCGGCGCGGAAAGTACCTGTGGCTGCCCCTGGAGGGCCGGGACCTGTCGGTGCTCGGGCACCTCGGGATGAGCGGGCAGCTGCTGGTGCAGCCGACCGGAGCGCCCGACGAGAAGCACCTGCGGATCCGGGTGCGCTTCGCGGACGACGCCGGGACCGAGCTGCGCTTCGTCGACCAGCGCACCTTCGGCGGACTCTCGCTGCACGAGAGTGTCCCCGGGAGCGCCGAGGGGCTCCCCGACGTCATCGCGCACATCGCACGCGACCCGCTGGACCCCCTCTTCGACGAGCCCTCCTACCACCTCGCCCTGCGGGCCAAGCGGACCACCCTCAAGCGGGCGCTGCTGGACCAGTCCCTGATCAGCGGGGTCGGCAACATCTACGCGGACGAGGCGCTGTGGCGCGCGAGGCTGCACTACGAGCGCCCCACCGCCACGCTCACGCGCCCCCGGAGCGCGGAACTCCTCACGCACGTCCGGGACGTCATGAACGCCGCCCTCGACGTCGGCGGGACCAGCTTCGACAGTCTCTACGTCAACGTGAACGGGGAGTCCGGCTACTTCGACCGCTCGCTCGACGCGTACGGGCGCGAGGACGAGCCCTGCCGGCGCTGCGGCACGCCGATGCGGCGCCGGCCGTGGATGAACCGGTCGAGCTACTTCTGCCCGCGCTGTCAGCGGCCGCCGCGGCTGCCGTCGTAG
- the rnc gene encoding ribonuclease III, with amino-acid sequence MSELSNAEKQADSNNAASSHVLLEGRLGYQLESALLVRALTHRSYAYENGGLPTNERLEFLGDSVLGLVVTDTLYTTHPDLPEGQLAKLRAAVVNSRALAEVGRGLDLGSFIRLGRGEEGTGGRDKASILADTLEAVIGAVYLDKGLDAASELVHRLFDPLIEKSSNLGAGLDWKTSLQELTAAEGLGVPEYLVTETGPDHEKTFTAAARVGGVSYGTGTGRSKKEAEQQAAESAWRGIRAAADERIAAQAAAAAAPAAATATAVTDDATAVDGGAPTPAGPASGA; translated from the coding sequence ATGTCTGAGCTGTCCAACGCTGAGAAGCAGGCAGACAGTAACAACGCGGCCTCGTCCCACGTGCTTCTGGAAGGGCGGCTCGGGTACCAACTCGAGTCCGCCCTTCTGGTGCGTGCGCTGACCCACCGCTCGTACGCGTACGAGAACGGCGGTCTGCCCACCAACGAGCGCCTGGAGTTCCTCGGGGACTCCGTGCTCGGCCTGGTGGTCACGGACACGCTGTACACGACCCACCCCGACCTGCCGGAAGGCCAGCTGGCCAAACTGCGGGCCGCGGTGGTCAACTCGCGCGCACTGGCGGAGGTCGGGCGCGGCCTCGACCTCGGCTCCTTCATCCGGCTCGGCCGGGGCGAAGAGGGCACGGGCGGCCGGGACAAGGCCTCCATCCTCGCCGACACCCTTGAAGCGGTGATCGGCGCGGTCTACCTCGACAAGGGCCTCGACGCGGCCTCGGAGCTGGTGCACCGGCTCTTCGACCCGCTCATCGAGAAGTCCTCCAACCTCGGGGCCGGCCTGGACTGGAAGACCAGTCTCCAGGAGCTCACGGCGGCCGAAGGCCTTGGTGTACCGGAGTACCTGGTCACCGAGACCGGACCGGACCACGAGAAGACCTTCACAGCTGCCGCTCGCGTCGGTGGTGTCTCGTACGGCACCGGCACCGGCCGCAGCAAGAAGGAAGCGGAACAGCAGGCGGCGGAATCCGCGTGGCGCGGTATCCGTGCCGCGGCGGACGAGCGGATCGCGGCGCAGGCCGCGGCTGCAGCCGCTCCGGCGGCGGCCACGGCCACGGCCGTGACCGACGACGCCACGGCCGTGGACGGCGGGGCGCCGACGCCCGCCGGTCCGGCGTCGGGCGCCTGA
- the rpmF gene encoding 50S ribosomal protein L32, producing the protein MAVPKRKMSRSNTRHRRSQWKAAVPTLVSCERCQEPKLQHIACPSCGTYNKRQVLEV; encoded by the coding sequence TGGCTGTTCCGAAGCGGAAGATGTCGCGCAGCAACACGCGCCACCGCCGGTCGCAGTGGAAGGCTGCGGTCCCCACCCTGGTTTCGTGTGAGCGTTGCCAGGAGCCGAAGCTCCAGCACATTGCGTGCCCGAGCTGCGGCACCTACAACAAGCGCCAGGTCCTCGAGGTCTGA